One segment of Lytechinus pictus isolate F3 Inbred chromosome 13, Lp3.0, whole genome shotgun sequence DNA contains the following:
- the LOC135156313 gene encoding histamine H2 receptor-like, whose product MADPLRTYIYYASMLVFTCSGTLINLATVCAILLNKALRKKQHIFIFSLALADCTSAAEMFISNLFEFLEISFGMGADSWIECLFVTGLVISIISTLAIAFERLIILRIDALGSRRIVTARRSIAIFVVVWIIVPAVYFLVRGFSKAASNTFLYFVSPCIVIVSLFITAICYILIYKKIARISENVGLNDAALQRRAKNIKKVLVTFALVIASTSACWIIMCCVLLVEYIYLIYYLQELETLWFKVTADIANVLVSINGILNPVIIWLRLTDFRAQLRAGFERLGCRKYVSQNSSQVTSDSTTAVTNRSVSTINITMDDI is encoded by the exons ATGGCAGATCCACTGAGAACATACATCTATTATGCTTCTATGCTCGTGTTCACTTGTTCGGGCACCCTGATCAACCTAGCCACCGTGTGTGCCATCTTACTGAACAAGGCGTTAAGGAAGAAACAGCATATCTTCATTTTTAGCTTGGCTCTCGCAGATTGCACCTCAGCTGCCGAAATGTTCATCTCCAATTTGTTTGAGTTTCTCGAG ATTTCATTTGGAATGGGAGCTGACTCATGGATTGAATGTCTGTTTGTGACTGGTTTGGTCATATCGATAATAAGTACACTCGCCATCGCTTTTGAGCGTCTCATCATCCTTCGCATTGACGCTCTCGGAAGCCGTCGCATCGTCACTGCCAGGCGATCTATAGCTATCTTTGTGGTCGTTTGGATAATTGTGCCGGCAGTGTATTTTCTTGTTCGTGGATTTAGCAAAGCTGCATCAAacacttttctttattttgtatctCCGTGTATCGTAATAGTATCTCTCTTCATCACGGCCATATGTTACATCCTCATCTACAAAAAGATCGCCAGGATCTCTGAAAACGTCGGACTCAACGACGCAGCGCTCCAGCGACGTGCGAAAAACATCAAGAAAGTACTCGTGACCTTTGCCCTTGTGATCGCAAGCACAAGCGCGTGCTGGATCATCATGTGCTGCGTTCTTCTGGTGGAGTATATCTACCTCATTTATTATCTGCAAGAATTGGAAACTCTTTGGTTCAAGGTAACAGCCGATATTGCCAACGTGTTAGTAAGCATAAACGGCATACTGAACCCCGTCATAATCTGGTTGCGTCTGACTGATTTCAGAGCACAACTACGCGCTGGCTTTGAGAGACTAGGGTGTCGAAAGTATGTATCTCAGAACTCGTCCCAAGTTACATCGGATTCGACAACCGCCGTAACCAATCGATCCGTCTCTACTATCAACATCACTATGGACGACATCTAG